One Tomitella gaofuii DNA segment encodes these proteins:
- a CDS encoding saccharopine dehydrogenase family protein — MSNDNDPRSKSGGGTTEEPETAKSRDVDLVVYGATGFVGRLVAGHLAEHAPEGVRLGLAGRNRGRLAEIRDGLGAGAADWPILVADAADDASLDALARSARVVISTVGPYARYGLPLVRACAEAGTDYVDLTGEVLFHRESIDRYHETAVRTGARIVHSCGFDSVPSDLGVYRLHRRVAEDGAGELTDTTLVVSDLRGGISGGTVDSLRMQIDAMKKDKQARKTGLSPYSLSPDSATEPDLGRQSDAAIVRGTDIAPGLGGFLAPFFMGPYNTRVVRRSAALLGHAYGRRFRYREVMAVGSSSLSLVPAAAVTAGMGGLVAGLGFGPTRALLDRVLPAPGDGPGEKARANGRFAVDVYATTSTGAHYRSRVAAHGDPGYAATAVMLGESALALALDRAAAPEAAGVLTPATGIGQPLAERLRSRGFTLDVERR, encoded by the coding sequence ATGAGCAACGACAACGATCCGCGTTCGAAGTCAGGTGGGGGGACGACGGAGGAGCCGGAGACGGCGAAGTCCCGCGACGTCGACCTCGTCGTCTACGGGGCCACCGGGTTCGTCGGGCGGCTCGTGGCGGGGCACCTGGCGGAACACGCACCGGAGGGCGTGCGGCTCGGGCTCGCCGGGCGCAACCGGGGCAGGCTCGCGGAGATCCGGGACGGGCTGGGCGCCGGCGCGGCGGACTGGCCGATCCTCGTCGCGGACGCCGCCGACGACGCGTCCCTCGACGCTCTGGCGCGCTCGGCACGGGTGGTGATCAGCACCGTCGGCCCCTACGCGCGCTACGGGCTCCCGCTGGTGCGCGCGTGCGCGGAGGCCGGGACCGACTACGTGGACCTCACGGGGGAGGTGCTCTTCCACCGCGAGAGCATCGACCGCTACCACGAGACGGCGGTGCGCACCGGGGCGCGGATCGTGCACTCGTGCGGATTCGACTCGGTGCCCTCCGACCTGGGCGTGTACCGGCTCCATCGCCGGGTCGCCGAGGACGGCGCCGGGGAGCTGACGGACACGACCCTGGTGGTCTCGGACCTGCGCGGCGGGATCAGCGGCGGCACCGTCGACTCGCTGCGCATGCAGATCGACGCGATGAAGAAGGACAAGCAGGCGCGCAAGACCGGGCTGAGCCCCTACTCGCTGAGCCCCGACAGCGCGACGGAACCGGACCTGGGACGGCAGTCCGACGCGGCGATCGTGCGCGGCACCGACATCGCCCCGGGCCTCGGCGGCTTCCTCGCGCCGTTCTTCATGGGCCCCTACAACACCAGGGTGGTGCGGCGCTCCGCCGCGCTGCTCGGCCACGCTTACGGCCGCCGCTTCCGTTACCGCGAGGTCATGGCCGTGGGCTCGTCGTCGCTGTCGCTGGTGCCCGCCGCCGCGGTCACCGCGGGCATGGGCGGGCTCGTCGCAGGGCTCGGCTTCGGCCCCACCCGCGCGCTGCTCGATCGCGTGCTGCCGGCGCCCGGCGACGGCCCGGGGGAGAAGGCGCGGGCAAACGGCCGTTTCGCCGTCGACGTCTATGCGACGACCAGCACCGGCGCCCACTACCGCTCGCGCGTCGCGGCGCACGGTGACCCGGGCTATGCGGCCACCGCCGTGATGCTCGGCGAGAGCGCGCTGGCGCTGGCGCTGGACCGGGCCGCGGCACCCGAGGCGGCCGGGGTCCTGACCCCCGCGACCGGGATCGGGCAGCCGCTGGCGGAGCGTCTGCGTTCCCGGGGGTTCACACTGGACGTCGAGCGCCGCTGA
- a CDS encoding RecQ family ATP-dependent DNA helicase, with protein sequence MGTTDLNAPATSTADRIAWADDHGSAVQDDAEVQDDAAADARRRAASRSRADELLQDLAGAGATLRDDQWSAIEALVVDRRRALVVQRTGWGKSAVYFIAAKLLREAGRGPTVIVSPLLALMRNQVAAAERAGVRAATINSGNITEWDGIHEQIRAGGVDVLLVSPERLNNPDFRDNVLPHLADDAGLVVVDEAHCVSDWGHDFRPDYRRIRTLVADLGRDTPVLATTATANDRVVADVAAQLGVGADADADGETSTLVLRGGLDRASLRLSVVHVADSRDRAAWLAQNLGSLPGSGIVYALTVSAAEDLAAVLSEQGHTVAAYTGRTDPAERETLEADLLANRVKCLVATSALGMGFDKPDLGFVVHVGAPSSPISYYQQVGRAGRGTDRAEVMLLPGPEDEQIWRYFASVSFPDEQTVRAVIAALGDSPTSTPALESRVDLGRNRLEMVLKVLDVDGAVRRVRGGWVATGNEWEYDAERYEGLARARRAEQQAMLDYERTSQCRMRFLRAQLDDPLLAGESGGCGRCDNCTGDARAAAVDQAAARTARDRLDRPGVDLAARRQWPTGLPRLGLELKGRIADGPAVGRALGRLTDLGWGTRLRSLLAEPDAPAPQWLIDGCVAVLTSWRWEVRPDAIAALHSESHPQLVQSVAQGLAAIGRLDLLSTVSRSQDLPPVTAANSAFRVAQIGEDFAVPQPPAPGSTVLLVTDLVETGWTVTMAARALRGAGARGVLPLALATRS encoded by the coding sequence ATGGGGACCACAGATCTGAACGCACCGGCAACCTCCACCGCGGATCGCATCGCTTGGGCCGACGACCACGGCTCCGCAGTCCAGGACGACGCCGAAGTCCAGGACGACGCCGCCGCGGACGCGCGGCGGCGCGCGGCATCGCGATCGCGTGCGGATGAGCTGCTGCAGGACCTCGCCGGGGCGGGCGCCACGCTGCGCGACGACCAGTGGTCCGCCATCGAGGCGTTGGTGGTCGACCGGCGGCGGGCGCTGGTCGTGCAGCGCACCGGCTGGGGCAAATCGGCCGTCTACTTCATCGCGGCGAAGCTGCTGCGCGAGGCGGGACGCGGCCCCACCGTGATCGTCTCGCCGCTGCTGGCGCTCATGCGCAACCAGGTGGCCGCCGCCGAGCGCGCGGGGGTGCGCGCGGCCACCATCAACTCCGGCAACATCACCGAATGGGACGGCATCCACGAGCAGATCCGCGCCGGCGGGGTCGACGTACTCCTCGTCAGCCCCGAGCGGCTGAACAACCCCGACTTCCGCGACAACGTCCTCCCGCACCTGGCCGACGACGCCGGCCTGGTCGTGGTCGACGAGGCGCACTGCGTCTCCGACTGGGGCCACGACTTCCGCCCCGACTACCGCCGCATCCGCACGCTCGTCGCCGACCTCGGCCGCGACACCCCCGTACTGGCGACCACCGCCACGGCCAACGACCGTGTGGTGGCCGACGTCGCGGCGCAGCTCGGCGTGGGCGCCGACGCGGATGCCGACGGGGAAACCTCCACCCTCGTCCTGCGCGGCGGGCTCGACCGCGCTTCCCTGCGCCTGTCGGTGGTGCACGTCGCCGATTCCCGCGACCGCGCCGCGTGGCTCGCCCAGAACCTCGGATCCCTGCCCGGCTCCGGCATCGTCTACGCGCTCACCGTCTCGGCGGCCGAGGACCTCGCCGCCGTGCTCTCGGAACAAGGCCACACCGTGGCGGCATACACGGGCCGCACCGACCCGGCAGAGCGCGAAACTTTGGAGGCGGACCTGCTGGCGAACAGGGTCAAATGCCTGGTCGCCACTTCGGCCCTGGGCATGGGCTTCGACAAGCCCGACCTGGGCTTCGTGGTGCACGTCGGAGCGCCATCGTCGCCCATCTCCTACTACCAGCAGGTGGGCCGCGCCGGCCGCGGCACCGACCGCGCCGAGGTGATGCTGCTCCCCGGCCCCGAGGACGAGCAGATCTGGCGCTACTTCGCGTCCGTGTCGTTCCCCGACGAGCAGACGGTGCGCGCGGTGATCGCCGCCCTGGGCGACTCGCCGACATCCACCCCGGCGCTCGAGTCCCGCGTGGACCTCGGCCGCAACCGCCTGGAAATGGTGCTCAAGGTGCTCGACGTGGACGGCGCCGTGCGGCGCGTCCGCGGCGGCTGGGTGGCCACGGGGAACGAGTGGGAGTACGACGCGGAACGGTACGAGGGTCTGGCCCGCGCGCGGCGGGCGGAACAGCAGGCGATGCTCGACTACGAGCGCACCTCCCAGTGCCGCATGCGGTTCCTCCGTGCGCAGCTGGACGATCCGCTCCTGGCCGGCGAGTCCGGCGGCTGCGGCCGCTGCGACAACTGCACCGGCGACGCCCGCGCCGCGGCGGTGGACCAGGCGGCCGCGCGTACCGCCCGCGACCGCCTCGACCGGCCGGGCGTGGACCTGGCGGCACGTCGGCAGTGGCCCACCGGCCTGCCGCGGCTGGGCCTGGAGCTCAAGGGCAGGATCGCTGACGGCCCGGCCGTGGGCCGCGCGCTCGGCCGGCTGACCGACCTCGGCTGGGGGACGCGCCTGCGTTCCCTCCTGGCCGAGCCGGACGCGCCCGCGCCGCAGTGGCTGATCGACGGCTGCGTCGCAGTGCTCACGTCGTGGCGGTGGGAGGTGCGTCCGGACGCCATCGCCGCGCTGCACTCCGAGTCGCACCCGCAGCTGGTGCAGTCCGTCGCCCAGGGCCTCGCGGCGATCGGGCGCCTCGACCTGCTGTCCACCGTCTCCCGCTCGCAGGACCTGCCGCCGGTGACCGCGGCCAACTCGGCCTTCCGCGTGGCCCAGATCGGCGAGGATTTCGCCGTGCCGCAGCCGCCCGCGCCCGGCTCCACCGTCCTGCTCGTCACCGACCTCGTAGAGACGGGCTGGACGGTCACGATGGCCGCCCGGGCCCTGCGCGGGGCGGGCGCGCGGGGCGTGCTCCCGCTGGCCCTCGCCACCCGTTCGTGA